Proteins from one Telopea speciosissima isolate NSW1024214 ecotype Mountain lineage chromosome 1, Tspe_v1, whole genome shotgun sequence genomic window:
- the LOC122672921 gene encoding polygalacturonase-1 non-catalytic subunit beta-like isoform X1, with protein MTTHPILLLGLVTVAYFSGSQAEIAFLQYWEEHIGLPHPPHWLVAKASSLSPHQVAVYMKLVEKNELASHLHSFCTQANVACSTNALVNKTLDNPSLPPIAPWNEAKVKYDFPNETPLSVARQGGLPYFRKSMVKEGSIMSIPDLRDPMSYKSFLPRSLASKIPFSFARIAELKKLFGVVDESIMDEYIQVTLKICEKSPIQGEKITCATSAEDLIDFIVEELGHYVRVWSTESIEGSYENVTIGAVKLIYGNLSESPALCHSQPFPFQVYYCHVLQKVKVYAVDIYAQKKVNHVIMACHYDTSTWNPNHLAFKLLGFGPGQIEVCHWINENGVVWTKTFG; from the coding sequence GGTTCTCAAGCTGAAATTGCATTCTTACAATACTGGGAAGAACATATTGGTCTTCCACACCCTCCACACTGGTTAGTCGCAAAGGCTTCTTCACTAAGCCCCCATCAGGTGGCAGTGTATATGAAACTTGTAGAGAAAAATGAGTTGGCTTCTCACCTGCATTCATTTTGTACACAAGCTAATGTTGCTTGTTCAACAAATGCATTGGTGAATAAGACATTGGACAATCCATCCCTGCCACCAATAGCCCCATGGAATGAAGCCAAAGTGAAATATGATTTTCCAAATGAAACACCACTGTCGGTTGCCAGGCAAGGGGGATTGCCATATTTCCGGAAGTCAATGGTGAAAGAGGGAAGTATCATGTCCATCCCTGATCTAAGGGATCCAATGTCATATAAATCATTCTTGCCGCGATCTCTGGCAtcaaaaatcccattttcctttgCCCGAATTGCGGAATTAAAGAAGCTTTTTGGTGTGGTAGATGAATCAATCATGGATGAATATATTCAAGTCACTCTCAAGATATGTGAGAAGAGCCCCATTCAAGGTGAGAAAATCACTTGTGCGACTTCTGCAGAGGATCTTATCGATTTCATCGTCGAGGAATTAGGGCACTATGTACGCGTATGGAGTACCGAAAGCATCGAAGGATCTTATGAGAATGTCACAATTGGAGCTGTAAAACTCATATATGGAAATCTTTCTGAATCACCAGCCTTATGTCATAGCCAGCCATTCCCATTTCAAGTCTATTATTGCCATGTTTTACAGAAAGTAAAAGTATATGCAGTTGATATATATGCTCAGAAGAAAGTGAATCATGTGATCATGGCATGCCACTATGACACATCAACTTGGAATCCAAATCATCTTGCTTTTAAGTTGCTAGGTTTTGGTCCAGGCCAAATTGAAGTCTGTCATTGGATAAATGAGAATGGAGTTGTCTGGACAAAGACTTTTGGTTGA
- the LOC122672921 gene encoding polygalacturonase-1 non-catalytic subunit beta-like isoform X2 has translation MTVAYFSGSQAEIAFLQYWEEHIGLPHPPHWLVAKASSLSPHQVAVYMKLVEKNELASHLHSFCTQANVACSTNALVNKTLDNPSLPPIAPWNEAKVKYDFPNETPLSVARQGGLPYFRKSMVKEGSIMSIPDLRDPMSYKSFLPRSLASKIPFSFARIAELKKLFGVVDESIMDEYIQVTLKICEKSPIQGEKITCATSAEDLIDFIVEELGHYVRVWSTESIEGSYENVTIGAVKLIYGNLSESPALCHSQPFPFQVYYCHVLQKVKVYAVDIYAQKKVNHVIMACHYDTSTWNPNHLAFKLLGFGPGQIEVCHWINENGVVWTKTFG, from the exons ATGACGGTAGCATACTTTAGT GGTTCTCAAGCTGAAATTGCATTCTTACAATACTGGGAAGAACATATTGGTCTTCCACACCCTCCACACTGGTTAGTCGCAAAGGCTTCTTCACTAAGCCCCCATCAGGTGGCAGTGTATATGAAACTTGTAGAGAAAAATGAGTTGGCTTCTCACCTGCATTCATTTTGTACACAAGCTAATGTTGCTTGTTCAACAAATGCATTGGTGAATAAGACATTGGACAATCCATCCCTGCCACCAATAGCCCCATGGAATGAAGCCAAAGTGAAATATGATTTTCCAAATGAAACACCACTGTCGGTTGCCAGGCAAGGGGGATTGCCATATTTCCGGAAGTCAATGGTGAAAGAGGGAAGTATCATGTCCATCCCTGATCTAAGGGATCCAATGTCATATAAATCATTCTTGCCGCGATCTCTGGCAtcaaaaatcccattttcctttgCCCGAATTGCGGAATTAAAGAAGCTTTTTGGTGTGGTAGATGAATCAATCATGGATGAATATATTCAAGTCACTCTCAAGATATGTGAGAAGAGCCCCATTCAAGGTGAGAAAATCACTTGTGCGACTTCTGCAGAGGATCTTATCGATTTCATCGTCGAGGAATTAGGGCACTATGTACGCGTATGGAGTACCGAAAGCATCGAAGGATCTTATGAGAATGTCACAATTGGAGCTGTAAAACTCATATATGGAAATCTTTCTGAATCACCAGCCTTATGTCATAGCCAGCCATTCCCATTTCAAGTCTATTATTGCCATGTTTTACAGAAAGTAAAAGTATATGCAGTTGATATATATGCTCAGAAGAAAGTGAATCATGTGATCATGGCATGCCACTATGACACATCAACTTGGAATCCAAATCATCTTGCTTTTAAGTTGCTAGGTTTTGGTCCAGGCCAAATTGAAGTCTGTCATTGGATAAATGAGAATGGAGTTGTCTGGACAAAGACTTTTGGTTGA